The Providencia rettgeri genome includes a window with the following:
- the mrcB gene encoding Murein polymerase → MSGKDFEPIGRRNKKTAGKKQSSSRRRRRDRDDYDDEDLFEDDDIDEQYLDDEDEEEQMAKKGSKNNKPRKVKSKWRWFWLLVKLMIVFAVLLAAYGFYLNQQIKERLDGKVWDLPAAVYGRMVNLEPGMDYSQAEMVRLLEGMQYRKVSKITTSGEFVVRGNSIEILRRPFNFPDQKEGQILARMVFENNALSKIENMENGRSFGFFRLDPKLITMMQSANNEQRLVLPLSDFPESLVKILLETEDRNFYEHDGVSLYSIGRAVVANLSAGRSVQGGSTLTQQLVKNLFLTNERTLKRKANEAYMAVLLDYNYSKERILELYLNEVFLGQNGNDEIRGFPLASLYYFGRPINELSFDQQALLVGMVQGASTYNPWTKPQNAIKRRNIVLKILETRGVIDQEMYQVLSARPLGVKNKEGLVASQPAFMQMVRLELNEKLGDKVKELSGAKIFTTLDPVAQTAAENAVENGVADLRKSRKLDDIEGAMVVVDRINGEVRAMVGGSQPQFSGFNRALNARRSIGSLAKPPVYLAALSEPDRFRLNTWLKDEPLTVKVGNQNWSPRNYSRNFNGRMMLVDALAKSQNIPTVNLGLEVGLDQVFNTFVRLGAPAAAMEKVPSMFLGAVNLTPAEVAQVFQTIGGNGNRAKLSALRSVIDGDGNEIYQSYPSAERAVPSQAAYLTLYGMQQVVKQGTGRVLLTKYAKYNLAGKTGTTNDLRDSWYAGIDGKEVAIVWVGRDNNGPTQLSGATGALKVYQRYLDNQAPLALINRAPEGIVEMQVTADGQLSCSNFGGGRMLPIWTDNPEGLCQASENEAPIWDLNGNNGEQQDDAPDWVKDMFGNNP, encoded by the coding sequence ATGTCAGGTAAAGATTTTGAACCAATCGGCAGACGTAACAAAAAAACTGCTGGGAAAAAACAGTCTTCATCCCGCCGCCGCCGTAGAGACCGCGATGACTATGACGATGAAGATTTATTCGAAGATGATGATATTGACGAACAATATCTCGATGATGAAGATGAAGAAGAGCAAATGGCTAAAAAAGGCTCAAAAAATAACAAACCTCGAAAGGTAAAAAGTAAATGGCGTTGGTTTTGGCTGCTAGTCAAACTGATGATCGTGTTTGCTGTTTTACTTGCGGCATATGGTTTTTATTTAAATCAACAAATTAAAGAACGCCTTGATGGTAAGGTTTGGGATTTACCCGCCGCAGTATACGGCCGAATGGTCAACCTTGAGCCGGGGATGGATTACAGCCAGGCAGAAATGGTTCGCCTACTTGAAGGTATGCAATACCGTAAGGTGAGTAAGATAACGACATCGGGCGAATTTGTGGTGCGTGGTAATAGCATCGAAATCTTACGTAGGCCGTTTAATTTCCCTGATCAAAAAGAAGGGCAAATCCTTGCGCGCATGGTGTTTGAAAATAACGCGTTGAGCAAGATTGAAAACATGGAAAACGGTCGCTCATTTGGCTTTTTCCGTTTAGACCCGAAACTGATCACGATGATGCAGTCGGCGAATAATGAGCAACGGTTAGTTTTACCCTTATCTGATTTTCCTGAATCTCTAGTTAAAATCTTATTAGAAACCGAAGATCGCAACTTTTATGAGCACGATGGCGTCAGTTTATACTCTATTGGCCGTGCTGTTGTTGCTAACTTAAGTGCAGGGCGCTCCGTTCAAGGGGGAAGTACTTTAACCCAACAGTTAGTCAAAAATCTGTTTTTGACCAATGAACGGACATTAAAGCGTAAAGCCAATGAAGCCTATATGGCGGTTTTGCTGGACTATAATTACAGCAAAGAGCGCATTTTAGAACTGTATTTAAACGAAGTCTTTTTAGGCCAAAACGGTAATGACGAAATTCGTGGTTTCCCGTTAGCGAGCCTGTATTATTTCGGTAGACCAATCAATGAGTTAAGCTTTGACCAACAGGCTTTATTAGTGGGAATGGTGCAAGGGGCATCAACGTATAACCCTTGGACTAAGCCACAAAATGCGATTAAACGCCGAAATATCGTGCTGAAAATCTTGGAAACGCGTGGTGTAATTGACCAAGAAATGTATCAAGTGCTAAGCGCAAGGCCTCTCGGTGTGAAAAACAAAGAAGGGCTGGTGGCTTCTCAACCTGCCTTTATGCAAATGGTTCGTTTAGAACTCAATGAAAAATTGGGCGATAAAGTTAAAGAACTCTCTGGTGCGAAAATTTTTACAACTTTAGACCCAGTGGCTCAAACTGCGGCTGAAAATGCAGTTGAGAACGGTGTCGCTGATTTACGTAAATCTCGTAAATTAGATGATATTGAAGGTGCAATGGTAGTTGTTGATCGCATTAATGGGGAAGTGCGCGCGATGGTTGGCGGTTCTCAACCACAGTTTTCAGGGTTTAACCGTGCGTTAAATGCACGGCGTAGTATTGGTTCTCTGGCAAAACCTCCGGTATACCTCGCTGCACTAAGTGAACCAGATCGTTTTCGTTTAAATACGTGGTTAAAAGATGAGCCACTAACAGTAAAAGTCGGGAATCAAAATTGGAGCCCAAGAAACTACAGCCGTAACTTCAACGGTCGTATGATGTTAGTTGATGCATTGGCAAAATCACAAAATATTCCAACGGTAAACTTAGGGCTAGAGGTCGGTTTAGACCAAGTGTTTAACACTTTTGTACGCTTAGGAGCTCCCGCAGCGGCGATGGAAAAAGTGCCCTCGATGTTCTTAGGGGCTGTTAACCTAACACCGGCAGAAGTCGCACAAGTTTTTCAAACTATTGGTGGTAACGGTAATCGTGCGAAATTATCGGCATTGCGTTCTGTTATTGATGGAGATGGCAATGAAATTTACCAAAGCTATCCATCTGCAGAGCGAGCAGTACCTTCCCAAGCAGCATACCTCACATTGTATGGTATGCAGCAAGTGGTTAAACAAGGTACGGGGCGAGTGTTGTTGACCAAATATGCCAAGTATAATTTAGCGGGTAAAACAGGAACAACGAATGACTTGCGTGATAGCTGGTATGCAGGAATTGATGGTAAAGAGGTCGCAATTGTGTGGGTTGGTCGTGACAATAATGGCCCAACACAGTTATCAGGAGCAACAGGGGCACTAAAAGTGTACCAACGTTACTTAGATAACCAAGCGCCATTGGCACTCATCAACCGTGCGCCAGAGGGCATTGTTGAGATGCAAGTCACAGCTGATGGCCAATTAAGTTGCTCAAACTTCGGCGGCGGTAGAATGTTGCCGATTTGGACGGATAACCCAGAAGGGTTATGCCAAGCGTCTGAAAACGAAGCGCCAATTTGGGATCTCAATGGTAATAATGGCGAGCAGCAAGATGATGCACCGGATTGGGTTAAGGATATGTTTGGCAATAATCCCTAA
- the hemL gene encoding Glutamate-1-semialdehyde 2,1-aminomutase, with product MSQSEKLYAQAKEQIPGGVNSPVRAFNGVGGTPLFIEKADGAYIYDVDGKAYVDYVGSWGPMVLGHNHPEIRDAVIKAVHKGLSFGAPTAAEVEMAELVCELVPSMDMVRMVNSGTEATMSAIRLARGYTGRDKIIKFEGCYHGHADCLLVKAGSGALTMGEPNSPGVPEDFVKHTLTCTYNDLASVRQAFENYPEDIACVIVEPVAGNMNCVPPTAEFLPGLRALCDEFNAVLIIDEVMTGFRVALGGAQDYYDVQPDLTCLGKIIGGGMPVGAFGGRLEIMEKLAPIGPVYQAGTLSGNPVAMAAGLACLKEVSQPGVHSRLNELTEKLARGLKRVSQEQGIPMVINHVGGMFGIFFTDAPTVTCYQDVMKCDVERFKKFFHYMLEQGIYLAPSAFEAGFMSIAHSDEDIEKTIKAAETALAKIKAN from the coding sequence ATGTCACAATCTGAAAAACTTTACGCACAAGCAAAAGAACAAATCCCTGGTGGTGTAAACTCCCCTGTTCGTGCTTTTAATGGTGTTGGTGGAACCCCATTATTTATTGAAAAAGCGGATGGCGCTTATATTTATGACGTTGATGGTAAAGCCTATGTGGATTACGTTGGCTCATGGGGACCGATGGTATTAGGCCATAACCATCCTGAGATCCGTGATGCCGTGATCAAAGCTGTCCATAAAGGGTTAAGTTTTGGTGCACCGACTGCCGCCGAAGTTGAAATGGCTGAATTAGTTTGTGAGTTAGTCCCCTCTATGGATATGGTACGCATGGTGAATTCAGGTACTGAAGCGACCATGAGTGCAATTCGTCTGGCTCGAGGTTACACAGGCCGCGACAAAATCATCAAATTTGAAGGCTGTTATCATGGCCATGCAGACTGTTTATTAGTCAAAGCTGGTTCTGGGGCGCTTACGATGGGTGAACCAAACTCTCCAGGCGTCCCCGAAGATTTTGTAAAACACACATTAACTTGTACCTATAATGACCTAGCTTCAGTCCGCCAAGCATTTGAAAATTATCCAGAAGACATTGCCTGTGTGATTGTTGAACCTGTTGCTGGAAATATGAATTGCGTACCACCAACGGCTGAGTTCTTACCGGGTTTACGTGCATTATGTGATGAATTCAATGCCGTACTCATCATTGATGAAGTCATGACTGGCTTTCGCGTCGCATTAGGTGGAGCACAAGATTACTATGATGTTCAACCTGATTTAACCTGTTTAGGTAAAATCATCGGTGGTGGTATGCCTGTAGGTGCCTTTGGTGGCCGCCTTGAAATTATGGAAAAACTAGCCCCAATTGGGCCTGTTTACCAAGCGGGAACCTTATCTGGTAATCCTGTCGCGATGGCTGCTGGTCTTGCTTGTTTAAAAGAAGTCTCTCAACCGGGTGTGCACTCACGTTTAAATGAATTAACAGAAAAGTTAGCTCGTGGTTTAAAACGTGTTTCCCAAGAGCAAGGTATCCCGATGGTTATCAATCACGTCGGTGGTATGTTTGGTATTTTCTTCACCGACGCACCAACAGTGACTTGCTACCAAGATGTGATGAAGTGCGACGTTGAACGCTTTAAGAAATTCTTCCACTACATGTTAGAGCAAGGCATTTACCTCGCACCTTCTGCATTTGAAGCGGGCTTTATGTCTATTGCTCATAGCGATGAAGATATTGAGAAAACTATCAAAGCGGCTGAAACAGCACTTGCGAAAATTAAAGCGAATTAA
- the erpA gene encoding Iron-sulfur cluster insertion protein erpA — protein MSDDAALPLQFTDAAAIKVKDLVSDEDNPNLRLRVYITGGGCSGFQYGFTFDDQINEGDMTIEKQGVALVVDPMSLQYLVGGSVDYTEGLEGSRFIVTNPNAKSTCGCGSSFSV, from the coding sequence ATGAGTGATGATGCAGCTCTGCCTTTGCAATTTACTGATGCGGCAGCAATTAAAGTTAAAGATCTAGTCTCTGATGAGGACAACCCAAATCTGCGTCTGCGTGTTTATATCACTGGTGGCGGATGCAGCGGTTTCCAATATGGTTTCACATTTGATGACCAAATCAACGAAGGCGATATGACAATTGAAAAGCAAGGTGTTGCTCTTGTCGTAGACCCAATGAGTTTACAATATTTAGTCGGCGGAAGTGTTGATTATACCGAAGGTTTGGAAGGTTCGCGTTTTATTGTGACTAATCCGAATGCTAAGTCTACTTGTGGGTGTGGTTCGTCCTTTAGCGTCTAA
- the btuF gene encoding Vitamin B12-binding protein precursor: MNFVMKRITHYFSLSITLLCALLVAFSALGAAKQRVISLSPANTELAYAAGLGDSLIAVSAYSDYPEQAKKLEQVSDWQGLNVERIIALKPDLILAWRGGNPQRPLDQLANLGIPIIYFDPQTIDDVINSVTELAQYSPNPELAQQNVGIMRAKLAPYQNTKISNNKPKRVFIQLGSQPLFSAGNHTLQNDVVEFCGSENIFANSSVQWPQVSREQVLTRKPDVIIMTGSAEQEKAVKEFWHAQLNIPIIRLNEDWFHRAGPRIVNATEQLCEQLNSLSN; this comes from the coding sequence ATGAATTTTGTTATGAAAAGAATAACGCATTATTTCTCTCTTTCTATTACCTTGTTATGTGCTTTATTGGTGGCTTTTTCTGCTCTAGGAGCGGCAAAGCAACGCGTTATTAGCTTATCACCTGCCAATACTGAGCTTGCTTATGCAGCAGGGCTTGGGGATAGCTTAATTGCGGTCAGCGCTTACTCCGATTACCCAGAACAAGCTAAAAAACTAGAGCAAGTCTCTGATTGGCAAGGATTAAATGTAGAACGTATTATCGCACTAAAACCTGATTTAATCCTCGCATGGCGAGGAGGCAACCCCCAACGCCCTCTTGATCAGCTTGCGAATCTCGGCATTCCAATTATTTATTTTGACCCTCAAACCATTGATGATGTCATTAATTCAGTCACTGAGTTGGCACAATACAGTCCAAACCCAGAGCTTGCACAACAAAATGTAGGAATAATGCGCGCTAAGCTAGCGCCTTATCAAAATACAAAAATTTCTAATAACAAACCTAAGAGAGTGTTCATTCAGCTCGGCTCTCAACCTCTATTTAGCGCTGGTAACCACACGCTGCAAAATGATGTCGTCGAGTTTTGTGGGAGTGAAAATATTTTTGCTAATAGCTCAGTTCAATGGCCACAAGTCAGTCGTGAGCAGGTACTCACTCGCAAACCAGATGTAATAATCATGACGGGCTCAGCAGAACAGGAAAAAGCAGTGAAAGAATTTTGGCACGCCCAGCTCAATATCCCAATAATCCGATTAAATGAAGATTGGTTTCACCGAGCAGGCCCAAGGATTGTGAACGCGACCGAACAACTGTGTGAGCAGTTAAATTCACTATCCAATTGA
- the mtnN gene encoding 5'-methylthioadenosine/S-adenosylhomocysteine nucleosidase, translated as MKVGIIGAMEQEVAILRSQIENCQTINRAGCEIYTGQINGVDVALLKSGIGKVAAAIGTTLLLEHCQPDVVINTGSAGGLDPRLNVGDIVVSTEVRYHDADVTAFGYEPGQMAQCPPAFVADTKLIEVAEQCIQLLDMNAVRGLVCSGDAFINGAEPLARIKAMFPQVAAVEMEATAIGQVCHQFGTPFVVVRAISDVADKESHTSFDEFLPVAARQSSLMITAILSKLA; from the coding sequence ATGAAAGTTGGAATAATTGGTGCCATGGAACAAGAAGTGGCGATTTTGCGCTCGCAAATTGAAAACTGCCAAACTATTAACCGCGCTGGCTGTGAGATTTATACAGGTCAAATTAATGGCGTTGACGTTGCGTTATTGAAATCAGGTATTGGTAAAGTCGCTGCCGCAATCGGCACAACATTGTTACTGGAGCATTGCCAACCAGATGTCGTGATTAACACTGGCTCCGCCGGTGGGCTAGACCCTCGTTTAAATGTCGGTGATATCGTGGTTTCTACTGAAGTTCGTTACCATGATGCTGATGTGACAGCATTCGGTTATGAACCTGGCCAAATGGCACAGTGCCCACCCGCTTTCGTCGCGGATACTAAACTGATTGAAGTTGCTGAGCAGTGCATTCAGCTATTGGATATGAACGCTGTTCGTGGTTTAGTTTGTAGCGGCGATGCTTTTATTAATGGTGCTGAACCACTGGCTCGCATCAAAGCGATGTTCCCGCAAGTTGCGGCAGTAGAAATGGAAGCCACCGCGATTGGCCAAGTGTGTCACCAATTTGGTACCCCGTTTGTCGTTGTCCGCGCCATTTCAGATGTGGCTGATAAGGAATCCCACACAAGCTTCGATGAATTCTTACCCGTTGCTGCCCGTCAATCGTCATTAATGATCACTGCAATTTTATCCAAACTCGCTTAA
- the dgt gene encoding Deoxyguanosinetriphosphate triphosphohydrolase, producing the protein MGEINFVKKLNFQRNYMSSAKNQKISPKDEDAVNRLFESDRGRIINSAAIRRLQQKTQVFPLEQNAAVRSRLTHSLEVQQVGRYISKTVLGELKKKKLLEPYGLDERCDAFESLVEMACLMHDIGNPPFGHFGEAAIQRWFTKLLSPSYLYTPNSPDPCQIPALQLTGNEKQDLFRRQLKQDLCSFEGNAQGLRMAHRLLKLNLTYAQVGSILKYTRGAYDLEPIPPEFDYLMKKPGYYWSEMDFVSELTKKLDMEKYCRFPLSYIMEAADDISYCIADLDDAAEKGIFTVEQLIEYLKAEWGNIEQNDLFDQTIMRAFNNISDNHTRRIQQDQFFMYLRVNITGKLSHYSAQQFIKNLPEIYNGTFNSALLEDKSPEHRLLKVLKTVAFKHVFNHHEVEELELQGYRIISGLLDFYSPLLMMDRSDFADLVDKNYHKHFFIETRLFHKLSNKHRLSYTEALEKISATNEADKSILEFYYRARLIQDYISGMTDHYAYEEYRKFMVSN; encoded by the coding sequence GTGGGTGAGATTAATTTTGTTAAGAAGTTAAACTTTCAGCGTAACTACATGAGCAGTGCGAAAAACCAAAAAATTTCACCTAAAGATGAAGACGCGGTTAATCGCTTATTTGAAAGTGACCGTGGGCGGATCATTAATTCAGCTGCCATTCGCCGTTTGCAACAAAAAACGCAAGTTTTTCCCTTAGAGCAAAATGCAGCAGTTCGCAGTCGCTTAACTCACTCATTAGAGGTACAGCAGGTTGGCCGTTACATCAGTAAAACGGTTTTAGGCGAACTAAAAAAGAAAAAATTGCTTGAACCTTATGGGCTAGATGAACGGTGTGATGCTTTTGAGAGCTTAGTCGAAATGGCCTGCTTAATGCATGATATTGGCAATCCACCATTTGGGCACTTTGGTGAGGCTGCAATTCAACGGTGGTTTACTAAATTACTATCGCCTAGTTACTTATATACACCCAATTCCCCTGATCCATGCCAAATCCCTGCATTACAGTTAACTGGAAATGAAAAGCAAGATTTATTCCGCCGTCAATTAAAGCAAGATTTATGCTCATTTGAAGGTAACGCGCAAGGGCTACGTATGGCGCATCGCTTACTCAAACTAAACTTAACCTATGCGCAAGTTGGCTCTATCTTAAAATATACGCGTGGAGCTTATGATTTGGAGCCAATTCCCCCTGAATTTGATTATTTAATGAAAAAACCAGGATATTATTGGTCAGAGATGGACTTTGTAAGTGAGCTAACCAAAAAGCTCGATATGGAAAAATATTGCCGTTTCCCGCTGTCCTATATTATGGAAGCGGCTGATGATATTTCATATTGCATTGCTGATTTGGATGACGCTGCGGAAAAAGGAATTTTTACTGTTGAGCAGTTAATTGAGTATTTAAAAGCAGAGTGGGGAAATATTGAACAAAATGATTTATTCGATCAAACCATTATGCGAGCTTTCAATAATATCAGTGACAACCACACAAGGCGCATTCAGCAAGACCAATTCTTTATGTATTTGCGCGTAAATATCACAGGAAAATTATCTCATTACAGCGCGCAACAATTTATTAAGAATCTGCCCGAAATTTATAACGGCACTTTTAATAGCGCTTTGTTAGAAGATAAAAGTCCAGAGCATAGGTTATTGAAAGTGCTGAAAACAGTGGCTTTTAAACATGTGTTTAATCACCATGAAGTTGAAGAGTTAGAGTTACAAGGCTATCGAATTATCAGTGGATTATTAGATTTTTATAGTCCACTACTGATGATGGATAGAAGTGATTTTGCTGACCTCGTGGACAAAAATTACCACAAGCATTTTTTCATTGAAACGAGGTTATTCCATAAATTATCTAATAAGCATCGATTATCTTACACAGAAGCACTTGAGAAAATTTCTGCAACGAATGAAGCAGATAAATCTATTCTTGAGTTTTATTATCGAGCTCGTTTGATTCAAGACTATATTAGCGGTATGACAGACCACTATGCCTATGAAGAATACCGTAAATTTATGGTTAGCAATTGA
- the rlmD gene encoding 23S rRNA (uracil(1939)-C(5))-methyltransferase RlmD has product MAQFYSPNRRTTPRRQITVVADSLDAAGQGVARIEGKTIFVTGLLPEEEAQIELTEEKRQFAKGKVIKRLSTSLQRVKPRCRYFNQCGGCQQQHVDIALQRESKAHALAYLMRRETLQDISCAEVIYGESYGYRRRARLGLQYQPKSKNVVMGFRQSQSNTLVDIKNCPILSPDLDILLKPLSECINQLSNKAKLGHVELIHADNSKIVLIRYLTPFSLSDTQKLSNFENQHGVSIWLAGNDENLQALSPNSPQPEYQVAGEILKFNPLNFIQVNGQVNQLMVEQALAWLDLNSEDRVLDLFCGMGNFTLPIARLVKSVVGVEGVENLVKQARNNAQLNTICNATFYNENLEAQIHTQPWAARGFNKVLLDPARAGAAGVMEHLIKLMPEKIVYVSCNPTTLARDSKVLLDGGYQLLQLRMLDMFPHTSHLESMALFIRRPEV; this is encoded by the coding sequence ATGGCTCAATTTTACTCTCCTAATCGCCGTACCACTCCACGCCGCCAGATCACGGTTGTAGCTGATAGCCTTGATGCCGCAGGGCAAGGTGTTGCTCGTATCGAAGGAAAAACCATTTTTGTAACAGGTTTATTGCCTGAAGAAGAAGCCCAAATTGAATTGACGGAAGAGAAACGGCAGTTTGCTAAAGGGAAGGTAATTAAACGTTTGAGCACGAGCCTTCAAAGAGTAAAGCCACGGTGCCGTTATTTTAACCAATGTGGGGGATGTCAACAGCAACATGTTGACATTGCACTACAAAGAGAAAGTAAAGCTCATGCTTTAGCTTATCTGATGCGACGCGAAACATTGCAAGATATATCCTGTGCCGAGGTGATTTATGGTGAGTCATATGGCTACCGTCGCCGAGCTCGGTTGGGGCTACAATATCAGCCTAAAAGTAAAAATGTCGTTATGGGGTTTCGTCAATCTCAATCTAACACATTAGTTGATATAAAAAATTGCCCTATATTATCTCCTGATTTGGATATCTTATTAAAACCACTTTCTGAATGCATTAACCAGCTCAGTAATAAAGCGAAATTGGGCCACGTAGAGCTTATTCACGCAGACAATAGCAAAATTGTATTGATTCGTTACTTAACACCTTTTTCGTTATCAGATACTCAAAAGTTAAGCAATTTTGAAAATCAGCATGGAGTGTCTATCTGGTTAGCGGGTAATGATGAAAACTTACAAGCTCTGTCACCAAATTCGCCACAACCTGAGTATCAAGTTGCTGGGGAAATACTAAAATTTAACCCATTAAATTTTATTCAAGTGAACGGGCAAGTTAACCAGTTGATGGTAGAACAAGCTTTAGCATGGTTAGATCTAAACAGTGAAGATAGGGTATTAGACCTTTTTTGTGGAATGGGTAACTTTACATTACCTATCGCACGGTTAGTGAAATCCGTTGTGGGTGTTGAAGGTGTGGAAAATTTAGTCAAACAGGCACGAAATAACGCACAGCTCAATACTATTTGTAATGCGACATTCTATAATGAAAACTTAGAAGCCCAGATACACACACAACCTTGGGCGGCTCGTGGCTTTAATAAAGTATTATTAGACCCCGCTAGAGCTGGAGCCGCTGGTGTTATGGAACATTTAATTAAACTGATGCCAGAAAAAATTGTCTATGTTTCATGTAACCCCACAACATTGGCAAGAGATAGCAAAGTTTTACTTGATGGGGGCTATCAGTTATTACAGTTGCGGATGCTAGACATGTTTCCGCATACTAGCCATTTAGAGTCAATGGCGTTATTTATCCGTCGCCCAGAGGTTTAA
- the relA gene encoding GTP pyrophosphokinase yields the protein MVAVRSAHLTPAGEFAPEKWVNGLGLSNKQSEEKLIHTWQYCHDKLAGQEIAPLLLWRGIEMTEILSTLSMDIGSLQAALLFPLVEEGKLEEQEVIDEFGKSIHELVKGVLEMDAIRQLKATQSSETSSTQVDNIRRMLLSMVEDFRCVVIKLAERIAHLREVKDATEDERVLAAKECSNIYAPLANRLGIGQLKWELEDFCFRYLHPDEYKKIAKLLHERRIDREEYIDTFVTTLRKYMLKENIQADIYGRPKHIYSIWRKMQKKSLAFDELFDVRAVRIVVERLQDCYAALGIVHTHFRHLPDEFDDYVANPKPNGYQSIHTVVLGPNGKTLEIQIRTRQMHEDAELGVAAHWKYKEGATGIGKGSSYENRIAWLRKLIAWQEEMADSGEMLDEVRSQVFDDRVYVFTPKGDVVDLPAGSTPLDFAYHIHSDVGHRCIGAKIGGRIVPFSYQLQMGDQIEIITQKHPNPSRDWLNPNLGYVTTSRGRAKIQNWFRKQDRDKNILAGRQILDSELSQLDISLREAEKLLIARYNVHSLDEVLAGIGGGDIRINQLVNFLQSKFNKATAEEEDRAAMKTLESKSSLPRAPSHSSGRVVVEGVGNLMHHIARCCQPIPGDEIVGFITKGRGISIHSADCEQLAELQSHAPERVIDAVWGENYSSGYSLVVRVIANDRSGLLRDITTILANEKVNVLGVSSRSDVKQQLATIDMTIELYNIEVLSRVLAKLNQLADVIEAKRHSQ from the coding sequence ATGGTTGCAGTAAGAAGTGCGCATCTTACCCCAGCAGGTGAGTTTGCCCCAGAAAAGTGGGTTAACGGTCTGGGATTGAGCAATAAACAATCAGAAGAAAAGCTCATCCATACTTGGCAATATTGTCACGATAAACTAGCCGGACAAGAAATCGCCCCTCTGTTACTGTGGCGCGGTATTGAAATGACCGAAATCCTATCGACATTAAGTATGGATATCGGCAGCTTACAAGCAGCTTTACTTTTTCCCTTAGTGGAAGAGGGGAAGTTGGAAGAGCAAGAAGTTATTGATGAATTTGGTAAATCCATTCACGAACTCGTTAAAGGCGTGCTGGAAATGGATGCGATTCGTCAACTTAAAGCCACGCAATCGAGTGAAACGAGCTCGACACAAGTCGATAATATTCGTCGTATGCTACTGTCAATGGTAGAGGATTTCCGCTGTGTTGTTATTAAGTTAGCGGAACGAATTGCCCATTTACGTGAAGTCAAAGATGCAACGGAAGATGAGCGCGTTTTAGCGGCTAAAGAGTGTTCAAATATTTATGCTCCTTTAGCAAATCGCCTAGGAATTGGGCAGTTAAAATGGGAGTTAGAAGACTTCTGTTTTCGTTATTTGCATCCCGATGAATATAAGAAAATTGCAAAGCTCCTCCATGAACGTCGTATTGACCGTGAAGAGTATATAGATACTTTCGTAACAACCTTACGTAAGTACATGTTAAAAGAGAATATTCAAGCAGATATCTATGGCCGGCCTAAGCATATTTACAGTATTTGGCGTAAAATGCAGAAAAAATCATTGGCATTTGATGAACTGTTTGATGTGCGAGCGGTGCGTATTGTTGTTGAACGCTTGCAGGATTGTTATGCTGCATTAGGGATTGTGCATACCCATTTTCGCCACCTTCCTGATGAGTTTGATGACTATGTGGCGAACCCGAAACCTAATGGTTATCAATCTATTCATACAGTAGTGTTAGGGCCAAACGGTAAAACGCTTGAAATTCAAATTCGTACTCGCCAAATGCATGAAGATGCAGAGCTGGGAGTTGCGGCACATTGGAAATACAAAGAAGGCGCGACTGGCATTGGTAAAGGCAGTAGTTACGAAAACCGCATTGCATGGTTACGTAAGCTGATTGCATGGCAAGAAGAAATGGCAGATTCTGGCGAAATGCTAGATGAAGTTCGTAGTCAAGTGTTTGATGACCGAGTGTATGTCTTTACCCCAAAAGGGGATGTGGTGGATTTACCAGCAGGCTCGACGCCGCTTGATTTTGCTTATCATATTCACAGTGATGTCGGCCATCGTTGTATTGGTGCAAAAATAGGTGGGCGTATTGTCCCATTTAGCTATCAATTACAAATGGGCGATCAAATTGAAATTATTACTCAAAAGCATCCAAATCCAAGCCGCGACTGGTTAAACCCTAACTTAGGGTATGTCACAACCAGCCGTGGGCGAGCTAAAATCCAAAATTGGTTCCGTAAACAAGATAGGGACAAAAATATTCTTGCAGGGCGTCAAATTTTAGATAGCGAACTATCACAGCTTGATATAAGCCTTCGTGAAGCAGAAAAACTGCTAATCGCACGCTACAATGTTCATTCATTGGATGAGGTTTTGGCAGGAATTGGCGGCGGTGATATCCGTATCAACCAATTAGTGAATTTCCTGCAGAGCAAATTTAACAAAGCCACTGCCGAAGAAGAAGACCGTGCGGCAATGAAGACATTAGAAAGTAAGTCTTCACTCCCAAGAGCACCATCTCATAGTAGCGGCCGAGTGGTGGTTGAAGGGGTTGGTAACCTAATGCACCATATTGCACGCTGCTGCCAGCCAATTCCAGGGGATGAAATTGTCGGTTTTATCACGAAAGGAAGAGGTATTTCCATTCACAGTGCAGACTGTGAACAATTAGCTGAACTACAAAGCCATGCACCAGAACGCGTAATAGATGCAGTTTGGGGAGAAAACTACTCGAGTGGTTATTCTCTTGTGGTTAGAGTTATTGCTAATGACCGCAGCGGCCTGCTGCGTGATATCACGACAATATTAGCAAATGAGAAAGTCAATGTGCTTGGTGTCAGTAGCCGCAGCGATGTAAAACAGCAACTGGCAACGATAGATATGACTATTGAGCTGTATAACATTGAGGTGCTGAGTCGGGTGTTAGCTAAG